The window CGCTGGTAAATTTACTGATCTGTAAGATgattgaaaaaagaaagatgcatTTCCTTTCAAAGAGTAAATCATCTGTGAATTTTGAGCGTGGTGGGTATATCACTGCTTTCGTGAAAAATAGATTCGATTATCGAGGAAGGTTTATGACCTTCGACCTTTTGcggaatttaacttttttatcaaTGTGACCTCCGACCTCTCTGTagaatttcatcctttttttattttcatatttgtagtTAGACAATCGTGTTAGAATAGTGTTTTTCTCTgttgtttcaaaataataaaagagaataccTGTGCTTTTCAAGGAAACGACATAtacaactctcctctctctctctctctctctctctctctcaatcgtgtTAGAATAGCGTTTATCTCTGTTGTTTCaatataataaaagagaatacCTGTACTTTTCAAGAAAACGATGTAtacaactcctctctctctctctctctctctctctctctctctctcaaataagaaaTTCAGAAAAACCTCTGTTCGACATGTTTCCAGAACTTGAATACTGGTATACAAATTAGGGTATTCATTGAACATTAagccatttttcttaataaaaggaGTATCTCCGTCCCAAAGAGACAATAATCGATGCCAAATTCATACTTTATTGTTCAATTAGGGGTATATACAATTTAAATGAGCAAAAAATGACTTTCTGAGAACTGCAGTTGTTAAATATTTGTTGAAGGAAAAACGTTAAGATGTTTTCTTGAAGGAAAAGCTATATTAAAATGTTCTAACATTTCTAAAAGCGAAAAATGACTACAACTCCAACCGTCAGTTTATTTGAAATACTTCAGTCCTGTTGAGAAatgtctttttaaagaaaatgctttGTACTGAatgtcaagaatgaaaaaaaaagaggttaaatTGAAAAATACGTAATAATCACATCCTCGTTTTATTCACCTCGTTACATCGTGTCGTCATGTTAACAGTTGAATTGGATGTCGAAAGATAAAGAGTTTCGTGCAGAAATagataggattaaaaaaaaaaggaatggtacCTTTATCATATCTTTTGCCTAAACTTTCAAAAgaagtgattttgttttgttttcttgatgcattaatacatttttatttgagcgtcagtatatatatatatatatatatatatatatatatatatatataacatatatatatatatatatatatatatgtatatatatatatatatttctattatatatatatatatatatatacatatatatgtatatatatatatatatatatatatatatacatgtatgtgatttttttttatataatcccaCTGTGTTTTTTTAGTAATCATCCAAAGAGAAGCATTTACCACCTCATAATTGGCAACTGTATAAGATAGAATTAAAGTCATACATGACGGTACAACATGTAACATAATTTCTCTGCcaagtatattataaattataggAGCTACTCATCTATATATCCATACTTTATGTAATTTTATGATAGATATTAGTATAACGACTAATACTAATTGTTTCTCGTTGCCTTAACATAAAATAAACCGATATAAACCATGCGGACGCCTACAGTagtttaaattcatatttatgtaaGTATTCTAGGTATTAATACTATGAGAGAacttatttttcttgcattttatcgTTGTTCAGCACGGAGTTTTTCCGGTGCAGGCTCCCCACACACAAAGGCATCTTTGTATGTTCTGTGAGAGAGATCACCAGGTGCTTTTGGAAGTCCCAAAGCGGCAATTTCATCCTGGGCTTCTTGGGAAATCTTCAGACCCCACCGATTATAAGTGTTGATAAGGTCAGACCCTACAATCTTACTCAGATTCTTGTACACATGATCATACTGCTTTTGTACGTCCGAGACTAAAGCCTGTGCCTCTTCTGCAGACAGGGCTCTTGTGTTCTTTCTCAGCTGGCGGAACATCTCCCAGTCCTGGTCAGGGAAGGCCCACTTTATTTCCATGAGGAACACCAACTGCTCCCACACGTCACCCTCAGCGAATGTCATCCCTGCATCGACGTGATCCGCTGCCCTGTTGTAATCTCCTTGCTTCTCGAGGCGGTCTTCACCGAAGAGTTGCCTCTGGATGTAGAGGGAATATAGATTCACCGTCGATTCACTGCCATACGCGCCTGCCCAGTAAGCCATTTGCTGGTAGTTGTGCCCCAGTTCGTGCCACGAGACCCAGTCATAAGGAGTCGTTTCGCTTCCCATGTTGTAGTAAGTGCGGTCAAACATAGCTGGAAATCCGGCATGGGCGCTTCCAGCTGTTATTTGCTTGTCATTTACCAGCCAAAATTTTCCTCTAGGTGGTGGTTCTGTTTCATCGAATCCGGCTGCGTAATTGAGCATTGATATGATCTCGTCATATCTGCCCATTAGCTTGTCTGGGTCAGAAATACCCTGAGCATCAGATATGGCTATCAAAGCAACCACCAATTCAGTTTCCAGGAGTGCATATGGGGTACCTTTCTTCAACTCTTCTGCCCATTGCTCTGTTGTAGTCACCCCTAACCTAAAGTAAGGAGCTTCCACAATGTTTTTGACTTCCACATCAACCAAGAAGTTTTCTCCTtgtgagaaaataaatatcaagtgCCCTCCAAATTGACTGCGAATCTTGTTCACTCCAGGTTTAAGATCGAAAGTATCTGAAACAACTGGCATCCGTACAAATTTACCCTGTTGTGATACATTGGGAGAAGTTGGTTGTAGCATATCAACATGAGCACTGACTCGAACTTGTATTTGGCCAGCTCTCTCTGATGACAATGAATCTGGCAAGACAACCTCAACCATTTCATCAGCTGGCACATAAAGATTTGTTGCCTGCCAGTCCTGTGGAACCGTCATGCGAAAATCTCTGGACTGTCCTAACACTGAAAGGTCCAATACCAAGTTTCGAGTAACTCTAGGGGCATCAGTTGACACTAATCCGGGAAATGTTGCTACATCCCTTGCATATGGAAGTGGGGCAGTTGATGGGGCTAGCCAGTTACTTAGAGTTCTGGCAATTTCTTGCTTATAGGTGGTTTCATCCTTGGCTGGGAATGGGTACTGGGCCTCAGGAGCTCCATCAAGATCAGCTTCCAACTCAGACAAGGTCCACCATTTCTGGTGAATACCATCATGCTTAGGATACAATATCACTCGAGTCCTCGGTTCATCCCATGGTACGTCCATAGCTTTGTTTCCTCCCTCTGGGACGAACCTTGACACTTCATCATGGGTCCATCCCACTGGAGAGGCAGAGTCCCCTAGAGTGACGGTGTTGTTTGAGTAGTTTGGGACAAGGCAGTAGGAGGGGTTGCCACCATAAATCAAGTAGTTACCGTCGTGAAGCCATTGCTGTTCTGCCCTTCCACTGCAGTTTGCAAGTCCAATATCAGCATCACTTGGACCACTTCCCTTGAGGAGAGTCAGTGAAGTAAATGTACTTTGACTGATGAGAAAATCTGGCTTATCTGCGTTTTGCTTTGTCTTGGCTTTCCCTGAAAGAAAGAGAAGTATCAAACTCTGAAGATGCAGAGGAGATCTTTCAAGGGTTACGAAGTACACACAATAGACTCAtcaatatacatgcatttattaaTTCACAAAACCTCTTGATtaagaacagttttatttttttaagacgGAAAAACTTGTTTAAACTCCTATTTAACCAAGAATAAACTATTTGTAGGTCTGATGGGTCTAACTTCTTCCATAATGGCGTCATACCCTTGTCTCCAGTTACTGAATTTCATTCCTTTCGGAGATATAAGAAAGTAGCTTGATTAGGTCGGTTTCTAACCTAATTAAACATTAAAAcgacatataataataacaatattataataatatgccATAACAAGAAATGCGTATTGGTAAAATTCTACTCAATGaacaaaaaattagattttttttatggtgactGATACATAGTTGCCTCGAAAGTTTAAGAATTATGCAAAATGCCTCTGAGAGGGCTATTGATTGACAGGATGACATCTGATTATTTTTCCTCCCAACTTCCATAGCATTTGGACAGATAAGCTTAAGAGTGTTTATTTATTACATCCGAAAGCATTGTATCAAATACTTTAGATGGACGTCATCAACACCCAAAATAAGCTTTCAGCCGGTTCCATTTAAATTTCGAaagatttttttacttacaaCAGATTTTTTTCTGGATAACTGCAATAAGAACAGCTTGCATCCAGTTCTGCTCATATATAACAAAGCAATTTACCGAACACACTGTTCTTAAAATTCTCACAGAATTAATCCAAAAAAGGTGATACTAATAATGTCAGTTAGATGGGTTGCATAATTTCAAGGGAGAATATGGATTGAATTTTTATAAGATACCATTAAGGAGTAAAGCTTTCTCACCTGAATGAGTATGAAATTAcgataatattttgataattaagaTGATATTGATATTGctaagcttttattattattattattattattattattattattattattatgattattattacgcaaaaaactagaaaaatttaTGAACTAGCCTTCCAAGCTTACACAAAAAAGAATATACACTTgtaaaaaagggtgaaaaaagTGTGGGACTAATTATTTACCtaattaataacaaatgaaatgaatactTAGATACATAAAGAAGAGGAACCATTATACAGAGATTTTATGACAATGTTTTTGCATTAACATTGGGCATCAAAATCAGTATCATCTGTCactttggaaaaattaaaaatttaaaaaattccattCTTCCTTAAATAAACTCTAATGTTCATGATTGATTACCTGACATGTTGCCTGTGCAGTAATCCTTTGAAGAGTTCACATCTGTCTGAAAGTTTGCAACTTTATATACCCAATAGGCACCCAGTTATCAGTGACTAACTCTGTGGTTGATTGAAAAACCACGCACGCCTACTTTTGTAGTTATCTTTGCCTCGTGATAattgttttcatatctttttgCGTACAGATATCTAAAGAGGTCCAGAAATATCTAAATGTGTATGTGAATACAAAATTACCTTCAAAGGGTGATAAATTACTacttatatgcacacacacgcgtatatatatatatatatatatatatatatatatatatatatatatatatatatatatatatatattatatatatatatatatatgaaagtatatatatagcatatatattatatatatatatgtatgcacatatatgtaatatatataatatatatataatatatatatatatatatatatatatatatatatatatatatatatatatatatatattacttatatatatttacatttatatatgttatatgcgaGTCTCAGATTAGATGAAATGAGGATGGTAGTGAAGTGCGTGCAAATAACTAAGAAGAGAATTGGAATATCTATGGAAACTGGATTTGGAATAGACTTAGGgattgttgagctaactctcctttatggaaatgatgAGTTAATGTCGAatgctaatgaaataaaaaaaaatggataaaaccCTTAAGATTAATAATGTTTGCATAGCTCATGTGGTGTACACGTAGGGATTtttgagccagctctcctttatggaagtgatgcgttaaaatgttgaatgtgaatgaaggaGACAATGGATAAAATCCTCAAGGTGAATGGGGAAAAGTGATTATAAATGTGAAGAATGTGGAGATAAGTAAATGTGGTAAATAGGTTACTGTAAGTGTAAAAGATAAGTCGCTTGGTTATATTGTAAGACTGGAGGAGGACCGGATAGTGGAAAATCGTCGCATAATTATAGTGACCAATTTTATGGAAGTTTCTGCTCAGGGGCCTCATCCACCACCATTCAGGCGTTAAGTATAAACGTTtcagtgaattctctctctctctctctctctctctctctctctctctctctgtggtcccATTTTCTTATGGGAAAAGGAttaatgatgagaaaataattttttcattgtatgcttttttttgccattattaaAGGAGCTGATGCCATAAGGTTAGATCCTTCCcggtcattctttttattttaatgcctCAGTTGGCACTGATACCCATTCACAGCTATGTTGACTGGTGGGCTTGAtcgtaatgatatatatacatatatatatatatatatatatatatatatatatatatatatatatatatatatatatatatatatatatatatatatacacatacatacatatatataatatatactctatacacatctatatatatatatatatatatatatatatatatatatatatatatatatatatatacatacatacataaatatatttaattaatccTGCAGTTATCTTAAATCAGGATAATATCGAGAAGCACTAAATCTCCCAACCATCATAGCTCAGTTTCCACGCCGCAAGGTCACagcattcaatcaatcaattagtcGTGGTTCACATAAAGCCTCAGAAAGCCTTCGTAAAGCCGTCCTCTCCTACGACCCTGAAaatcataacaattttttttacgtgGTTTTTGTATCAATAAAGAGGTCTATTAAAATCACGGTGATCGACAGTCACCGCGAAAATGCGCCACAGATAAGCGGGTACTTCCTAATCGTTACCGTAGAGGTGGTGATAAGTTATCAGATAAACAACAGGAGGTTTTGTTTTGACATTACGTTTGGCAATAGGGGGGGTTAAGGCTATAATGATACTATGTATTTACAGCTGGGCGAATCCACACAGCTGTGATAACGCAATGCAGTTCGTTTTGATAACCGCAAAAGTTGTTGAGGTTAGGTCATGTGGGATGCAGAGCaagttcgcacacacacacacacacacacacaacatatacatgcatatataagaaggaatatatagtacatttatataaattatacatatatattatatatatatatatatatatatatatatatatatatatatatatatatatatatatatatatgtatatacatataaatatatataatgatttttatcaacactgacaaatattgttcaaatgattttattttagatGGTATAAACACATTGTAAAATGATATTATTTCAGTTTCAGAGTGACAAGTGgatgaatttattttgttatcgCTATCATTGCTAAATGATTTCTGTCCTTACA of the Macrobrachium rosenbergii isolate ZJJX-2024 chromosome 49, ASM4041242v1, whole genome shotgun sequence genome contains:
- the LOC136832262 gene encoding TRPM8 channel-associated factor 3-like; this translates as MSGKAKTKQNADKPDFLISQSTFTSLTLLKGSGPSDADIGLANCSGRAEQQWLHDGNYLIYGGNPSYCLVPNYSNNTVTLGDSASPVGWTHDEVSRFVPEGGNKAMDVPWDEPRTRVILYPKHDGIHQKWWTLSELEADLDGAPEAQYPFPAKDETTYKQEIARTLSNWLAPSTAPLPYARDVATFPGLVSTDAPRVTRNLVLDLSVLGQSRDFRMTVPQDWQATNLYVPADEMVEVVLPDSLSSERAGQIQVRVSAHVDMLQPTSPNVSQQGKFVRMPVVSDTFDLKPGVNKIRSQFGGHLIFIFSQGENFLVDVEVKNIVEAPYFRLGVTTTEQWAEELKKGTPYALLETELVVALIAISDAQGISDPDKLMGRYDEIISMLNYAAGFDETEPPPRGKFWLVNDKQITAGSAHAGFPAMFDRTYYNMGSETTPYDWVSWHELGHNYQQMAYWAGAYGSESTVNLYSLYIQRQLFGEDRLEKQGDYNRAADHVDAGMTFAEGDVWEQLVFLMEIKWAFPDQDWEMFRQLRKNTRALSAEEAQALVSDVQKQYDHVYKNLSKIVGSDLINTYNRWGLKISQEAQDEIAALGLPKAPGDLSHRTYKDAFVCGEPAPEKLRAEQR